A single genomic interval of Arachis duranensis cultivar V14167 chromosome 7, aradu.V14167.gnm2.J7QH, whole genome shotgun sequence harbors:
- the LOC107496472 gene encoding uncharacterized protein LOC107496472: MHCMAKIVFGDLKPKTESNMPIMSAPALFSTVSAATATATILFLICKSRLMHEKNLTTHHRQQPKRNPEQSKRDPRGKMLFVSQIGTSKALATRLCDLLESKGVVLDFVDARNYEPEALPKENLVVLVASTSEVWNLPPARNFSSNHDLPWGAEFFVDWINKKANAFKVGAFVVNACSFSAFVVGSEVTEGGKNLMAKAANEIRGLGHTAEWNADFDSWWGSVVAVLQGAVLGICGESEPEDVGSSDLKLSMTQRLYMFVRNLVSVQTEPYGRFSDTSRYRMLTITDDNFMKNGTVELEQVCHIPAQWPLRDDLLIDNGVLPDFQGFCSVGGCFYFAGIARSLITHPNVGYYDRRYSKLWCLKYEDPTWVWSLCGTMFCSRLSPFVVPYDDKLCTFGGACGMANWVEIYSLKSGLWEKREVPDSALFLGLPTSYFLWEDRTKSSKKTLIVLYSFEDNHQLLMSYDVKANRWEEVECNFPPVPGFCPRKLVRLGGSHYLLIVDSVPTWYIYDLSEKKLVAIVHVDGLEEDYVRVSNIFCCHHSSKESLIYIFTEHEFVQEEELEEGSDLPHLVPYARVRLQLQTFSAKIESKGYLRVGPHIQYDMFAVGDEGNKEKSVV; the protein is encoded by the exons ATGCATTGCATGGCGAAGATAGTGTTTGGTGACCTAAAACCTAAAACAGAAAGCAACATGCCAATCATGTCGGCGCCCGCACTCTTCTCCACCGTTAGCGCCGCCACGGCCACTGCCACGATCTTGTTCTTAATCTGCAAGTCTCGTCTCATGCACGAAAAGAACCTCACAACACACCATCGCCAACAACCCAAACGCAATCCCGAACAATCCAAACGCGATCCACGTGGCAAGATGCTATTCGTTTCCCAAAtcggaacttcaaaagccctagCGACGCGCCTCTGCGATTTGTTAGAGTCGAAAGGCGTCGTTTTGGACTTCGTAGATGCCCGGAATTACGAGCCCGAAGCCCTACCCAAGGAGAACCTCGTCGTCCTCGTTGCTTCAACTTCGGAAGTTTGGAACCTACCTCCCGCACGGAATTTCTCCTCCAATCATGACCTACCTTGGGGAGCAGAGTTCTTCGTCGATTGGATCAACAAAAAAGCGAACGCCTTTAAGGTTGGAGCGTTTGTTGTGAATGCTTGCAGTTTCAGTGCCTTTGTCGTGGGCAGCGAGGTTACTGAAGGTGGCAAGAATTTGATGGCTAAGGCCGCCAATGAGATTAGGGGTTTGGGGCACACTGCTGAATGGAATGCGGATTTTGACAGCTGGTGGGGAAGTGTTGTTGCGGTTTTGCAAGGTGCTGTTTTGGGAATATGCGGTGAATCTGAACCTGAG GATGTCGGTTCTTCTGATCTAAAGCTATCCATGACACAGCGTTTATATATGTTTGTGAGAAATCTTGTAAGTGTGCAAACCGAGCCTTATGGGAGATTCTCTGATACCAGCAGGTACAGGATGTTAACTATCACTGACGACAACTTTATGAAGAATGGCACTGTTGAACTTGAACAAGTATGTCATATACCTGCCCAATGGCCTCTTAGAGATGATCTATTGATCGACAACGGTGTGTTACCAGATTTTCAAGGATTTTGTTCTGTTGGTGGCTGCTTTTACTTTGCTGGTATTGCGCGTAGTCTTATAACACATCCGAACGTGGGTTATTACGATCGTCGCTACTCAAAGCTGTGGTGCCTTAAGTATGAGGATCCTACTTGGGTTTGGAGTCTATGTGGAACCATGTTCTGCTCCCGATTAAGTCCCTTTGTAGTCCCATACGATGACAAATTGTGCACGTTTGGGGGTGCGTGTGGAATGGCAAATTGGGTTGAGATCTATAGCCTCAAATCAGGTCTATGGGAAAAAAGGGAAGTGCCCGATAGTGCTCTCTTCTTAGGTCTGCCTACCTCGTACTTTCTGTGGGAGGACCGCACCAAGAGTAGCAAGAAGACCCTCATTGTGTTGTATTCTTTTGAGGATAATCATCAGTTGCTCATGTCATATGACGTCAAGGCTAACAGATGGGAAGAAGTTGAGTGCAATTTTCCGCCAGTTCCTGGATTTTGTCCTAGAAAATTAGTTCGTTTGGGAGGTAGCCATTATCTTCTGATTGTAGACTCCGTTCCAACGTGGTATATTTATGACTTGTCTGAGAAGAAGCTTGTGGCAATAGTGCACGTGGATGGTTTGGAGGAGGACTATGTGCGggtatcaaatattttttgttgcCACCACAGTAGCAAAGAAAGTTTGATCTATATATTCACAGAACACGAGTTCGTGCAAGAGGAGGAGCTAGAGGAAGGGTCAGATCTTCCTCATCTTGTTCCTTATGCCAGAGTTAGGCTCCAACTCCAAACTTTTTCTGCCAAGATTGAATCCAAGGGTTATCTTAGAGTTGGTCCTCATATACAATACGATAT GTTTGCTGTTGGAGATGAAGGCAATAAAGAGAAGAGTGTAGTTTAG